A single Hippocampus zosterae strain Florida chromosome 17, ASM2543408v3, whole genome shotgun sequence DNA region contains:
- the spag9a gene encoding sperm associated antigen 9a isoform X1, with the protein MELEDGVVYQDDPGTSAMMSERVSGLANSIYREFERLIGKYDEDVVKELMPLVVAVLENLDAVFAENQEHEVELELLKEDNEQLITQYEREKALRKHAEEKFIEFEDTHEQEKKDLQSHVDRMESHSRQLELKIKNHADQIGRLEEREVDLKKEYNSLHQRHTEMIHNYMEHVERIKMQQGGETSEPSSGGRVRRERPLSLGIFPTSAGGALPIADSQSRAETPSAEGWRLGDTTHTRSNTSLQQDFANPPRERGGKSAQDSTWGSSLADDCKDEMSDLTGCKSATLTPTSASDFGRDDGNSKSTEVQAAPGTRSVSVGLPDNEDDGSDVQDIIESTPELDMDLAGYKKCSTPIKGIENKAFDRNTDSLFEELSSAGTGLIGDVDEGADLLDLSLIGMGREVENLILENSQLLERKNALNVVNKDLILKVDELTCEKEMLQDELEAVRQAKTKMEDKSRELEEELKKVRLEMEEALQKTKEEEDSDVPTAQRKRFTRVEMARVLMERNQYKERLMELQEAVRWTEMIRASRENPSLAEKKKSSIWQFFSRLFSSSSSAPAVKKMEPQSNVKYNAPGGMVKRSSTFSQFPTEKSKTFDFLNDEKDQCSSPSRKEQKRAQYRQVKAHMQKEDGRVTAHGWSLPSKFKGANGGQTENKINLPVPVYLRPLEQKDASLKLWCAAGVNLSGGRASHPPSELAKQMKGSQGSLNHLEQENKVRDQEKVEELILQDESSSRVWLCASAHSSTKVLVVDAAQPSDLVDSFYACNTHVVCIASVPGVSESDYPAGEEVPQDADANQGDVVSLAGSVASVGSTGSDGTLAAEGATAIPQTASAGGLEQPAEHSAIPGSAELSRQTSPADVPTAEEATEATEANADGCEEGEGDQGPEQNQPGIYTEHVFTDPLGVGPNESSPTYVQRGSVTTLPDDSDPSALEVKRMSSALPTMWLGAQNGCLYVHSSVARWRKCLHAIKLKDSILSIVHVKGRVLVALADGTLAIFHRGIDGQWDLTNYHLLDLGRPHHSIRCMTVVHDKVWCGYRNKIYVIQPKAMRIEKSFDAHPRKESQVRQLAWVGDGIWVSIRLDSTLRLFHAHTFQHLQDVDIEPYVSKMLGTGKLGFSFVRITALVVSCSRLWVGTGNGVIISIPLSEANKTSAPVPNWPGGAVRVYSDDSAEGALPSSFVPYCSMAHAQLCFHGHRDAVKFFVTVPGQAMPPPGSADSGSDDPPSESSDTAASEPKTYLVMSGGEGYIDFRMGDENAELDGTSEPTSGQRSAPTKAERSHLIVWQVATSHD; encoded by the exons ATGGAGCTGGAAGACGGAGTTGTGTACCAGGACGACCCGGGGACATCAGCGATGATGTCAGAGCGGGTATCGGGCCTGGCTAACTCCATTTACCGCGAGTTCGAGAGGCTCATCGGGAAATACGACGAGGACGTGGTGAAGGAGCTCATGCCGCTGGTGGTGGCGGTCCTGGAGAACCTCGACGCGGTGTTCGCGGAGAATCAGGAGCATGAAGTGGAACTGGAACTGCTCAAGGAGGACAACGAGCAGCTTATTACCCAGTACGAGCGCGAGAAAGCGCTCAGGAAACACGCGGAGGAG AAGTTCATTGAGTTTGAGGACACGCACGAACAGGAGAAGAAGGACCTGCAGAGCCATGTGGACAGAATGGAATCCCACTCACGGCAACTTGAACTCAAGATCAAGAACCACGCTGACCAGA TCGGCAGGTTAGAAGAGCGAGAGGTGGACCTGAAGAAGGAATACAACTCCCTCCATCAAAGGCACACGGAG ATGATCCATAATTATATGGAGCACGTAGAGCGCATCAAAATGCAGCAAGGCGGCGAGACGTCCGAACCGAGCAGCGGCGGCCGAGTCCG GAGAGAGCGTCCGCTTTCTTTGGGCATCTTCCCAACGTCCGCCGGCGGGGCTCTGCCCATTGCCGACTCGCAGAGCCGTGCGGAGACGCCGAGCGCGGAGGGATGGAGGCTCGGCGACACGACGCACACTCGCTCCAACACCAGCCTGCAG CAGGACTTTGCCAACCCCCCAAGAGAAAGGGGGGGTAAGAGCGCGCAAGACTCTACTTGGGGGAGTTCACTGGCTGACGACTGCAAG GACGAAATGTCGGATTTGACCGGCTGCAAGTCTGCCACTTTGACGCCCACTTCGGCCTCCGATTTTGGGAGGGATGACGGGAACAGTAAGAGCACAGAGGTACAAGCCGCACCAGGGACCAGATCTGTATCAGTCG GTTTGCCTGATAATGAAGACGACGGCTCGGACGTGCAGGACATCATCGAGTCCACGCCTGAGCTGGACATGGATCTGGCCGGCTACAAGAAATGCAG TACGCCGATCAAAGGCATTGAGAACAAGGCCTTTGATCGGAACACGGACTCCCTTTTCGAGGAGCTGTCGTCTGCGGGCACGGGGCTCATCGGGGACGTGGACGAAGGTGCCGACCTACTGG ACCTTAGTTTGATTG ggaTGGGCCGGGAAGTGGAAAATCTCATTCTGGAGAACTCACAGCTGCTTGAAAGAAA GAATGCCCTGAACGTGGTGAATAAAGACTTGATTTTGAAAGTGGATGAGTTGACGTGCGAGAAGGAGATGCTGCAGGACGAGCTGGAGGCCGTGCGGCAGGCCAAGACAAAGATGGAGGACAAAAGCCGAGAGTTGGAGGAGGAACTGAAAAA AGTGCGACTCGAGATGGAGGAGGCGCTCCAGAAaacgaaagaagaagaagac AGCGACGTACCCACGGCTCAGCGGAAGCGCTTCACCAGGGTGGAAATGGCCCGAGTGTTGATGGAAAGGAATCAGTACAAAGAGAGGCTGATGGAGCTGCAGGAAGCCGTGCGGTGGACGGAGATGATTCG GGCCTCCAGGGAAAATCCGTCTCTTGCGGAAAAGAAGAAATCCAGCATCTGGCAGTT CTTCAGCAGACTTTTTagctcctcctccagcgccCCCGCCGTCAAGAAGATGGAGCCGCAGTCTAACGTCAAATACAACGCTCCGGGCGGCATGGTGAAACGGAGCAGCACTTTCTCCCAGTTCCCCACGGAGAAGTCCAAAACGTTTGACTTCCTCAATGACGA AAAAGACCAATGCAGCTCCCCTTCGCGCAAGGAGCAGAAGCGAGCCCAGTACAGGCAGGTGAAAGCTCACATGCAGAAGGAGGACGGTCGGGTCACCGCGCACGGGTGGAGCCTGCCGAGCAAGTTCAAG GGGGCCAACGGTGGACAAACGGAGAACAAAATCAACCTGCCCGTGCCCGTCTATTTGAGACCCCTGGAGCAGAAAGATGCGTCTTTGAAG TTGTGGTGCGCGGCGGGCGTCAATCTCTCCGGGGGGAGGGCGTCGCACCCGCCGTCTGAGCTCGCAAAGCAGATGAAGGGATCGCAGGGTAGCCTGAACCATTTGGAGCAAGAGAACAAGGTCAGG GATCAAGAGAAAGTCGAGGAGCTGATCCTTCAGGACGAATCGTCGAGTCGGGTGTGGTTGTGCGCCAGCGCCCACTCCTCCACCAAGGTCTTGGTGGTGGATGCTGCCCAACCGTCTGACCTTGTCGACAGCTTCTACGCCTGCAACACGCACGTCGTTTGCATCGCCAGTGTTCCAG GTGTGTCAGAGTCCGATTATCCCGCCGGTGAGGAAGTACCTCAAGACGCGGATGCCAATCAGGGCGATGTGGTCTCCCTGGCTGGCAGCGTGGCCAGCGTGGGCTCGACGGGCAGCGACGGCACCCTGGCAGCTGAGGGCGCCACCGCCATACCCCAGACGGCCAGCGCAGGGGGCCTCGAGCAGCCGGCGGAGCACAGCGCCATCCCCGGCTCAG CCGAGCTGTCCAGGCAGACGAGCCCGGCGGATGTTCCCACGGCGGAAGAGGCGACGGAAGCAACGGAGGCAAACGCCGACGGGTGCGAAGAGGGCGAGGGGGACCAGGGACCCGAGCAAAATCAGCCCGGGATCTACACGGAGCACGTTTTCACCGACCCACTGGGGGTGGGGCCTAACGAGTCTTCTCCTACCTACGTCCAAAG GGGCTCCGTGACAACCTTGCCGGACGACTCTGACCCCTCGGCTCTGGAAGTCAAGAGGATGAGCAGTGCCCTCCCCACTATGTGGCTTGGCGCTCAGAATGGGTG TCTGTACGTCCACTCATCTGTGGCGCGATGGAGAAAGTGTCTTCATGCCATCAAGCTTAAAGACTCCATCCTCAGCATCGT GCACGTTAAAGGTCGAGTCCTGGTAGCACTGGCGGATGGAACCTTAGCAATTTTCCACAGAGGCATCG acGGCCAGTGGGACCTTACCAACTACCACCTGTTGGATCTGGGACGACCCCACCACTCAATCCGCTGCATGACTGTAGTTCACGATAAGGTGTGGTGCGGCTACAGGAACAAGATCTACGTCATCCAGCCTAAAGCCATGAGGATAGAG AAGTCGTTCGACGCACACCCGCGCAAGGAGAGTCAGGTTCGGCAGCTCGCCTGGGTTGGAGACGGCATCTGGGTGTCCATCCGACTGGATTCCACACTTCGATTGTTTCATGCCCACACCTTCCAGCACCTCCAGGATGTGGATATTGAGCCCTACGTCAGCAAAATGCTAG GCACGGGTAAACTGGGTTTCTCCTTTGTGAGAATCACAGCTTTGGTGGTCTCCTGCAGCAGACTTTGGGTGGGGACTGGAAATGGCGTCATCATTTCCATCCCGCTGTCCGAAG CCAACAAGACATCCGCACCGGTGCCAAATTGGCCCGGCGGCGCCGTACGGGTTTACAGTGACGACAGCGCGGAGGGCGCACTGCCATCCAGCTTCGTGCCGTACTGCTCCATGGCGCACGCCCAGCTCTGTTTCCATGGACATCGAGATGCTGTCAAATTCTTTGTCACCGTGCCAG GTCAGGCAATGCCACCTCCCGGAAGTGCTGATTCGGGCTCCGACGACCCCCCGTCTGAATCCTCGGACACAGCCGCGTCAGAGCCCAAAACGTACCTGGTGATGAGTGGAGGAGAAGGCTACATTGACTTCAGAATGG GTGACGAGAACGCAGAGCTGGACGGCACATCCGAGCCGACGTCGGGCCAACGGTCGGCGCCGACCAAGGCCGAGCGGAGTCACCTCATCGTCTGGCAGGTGGCCACTTCTCATGATTGA
- the spag9a gene encoding sperm associated antigen 9a isoform X2, whose amino-acid sequence MELEDGVVYQDDPGTSAMMSERVSGLANSIYREFERLIGKYDEDVVKELMPLVVAVLENLDAVFAENQEHEVELELLKEDNEQLITQYEREKALRKHAEEKFIEFEDTHEQEKKDLQSHVDRMESHSRQLELKIKNHADQIGRLEEREVDLKKEYNSLHQRHTEMIHNYMEHVERIKMQQGGETSEPSSGGRVRRERPLSLGIFPTSAGGALPIADSQSRAETPSAEGWRLGDTTHTRSNTSLQQDFANPPRERGGKSAQDSTWGSSLADDCKDEMSDLTGCKSATLTPTSASDFGRDDGNSKSTEVQAAPGTRSVSVGLPDNEDDGSDVQDIIESTPELDMDLAGYKKCSTPIKGIENKAFDRNTDSLFEELSSAGTGLIGDVDEGADLLVEYSGMGREVENLILENSQLLERKNALNVVNKDLILKVDELTCEKEMLQDELEAVRQAKTKMEDKSRELEEELKKVRLEMEEALQKTKEEEDSDVPTAQRKRFTRVEMARVLMERNQYKERLMELQEAVRWTEMIRASRENPSLAEKKKSSIWQFFSRLFSSSSSAPAVKKMEPQSNVKYNAPGGMVKRSSTFSQFPTEKSKTFDFLNDEKDQCSSPSRKEQKRAQYRQVKAHMQKEDGRVTAHGWSLPSKFKGANGGQTENKINLPVPVYLRPLEQKDASLKLWCAAGVNLSGGRASHPPSELAKQMKGSQGSLNHLEQENKVRDQEKVEELILQDESSSRVWLCASAHSSTKVLVVDAAQPSDLVDSFYACNTHVVCIASVPGVSESDYPAGEEVPQDADANQGDVVSLAGSVASVGSTGSDGTLAAEGATAIPQTASAGGLEQPAEHSAIPGSAELSRQTSPADVPTAEEATEATEANADGCEEGEGDQGPEQNQPGIYTEHVFTDPLGVGPNESSPTYVQRGSVTTLPDDSDPSALEVKRMSSALPTMWLGAQNGCLYVHSSVARWRKCLHAIKLKDSILSIVHVKGRVLVALADGTLAIFHRGIDGQWDLTNYHLLDLGRPHHSIRCMTVVHDKVWCGYRNKIYVIQPKAMRIEKSFDAHPRKESQVRQLAWVGDGIWVSIRLDSTLRLFHAHTFQHLQDVDIEPYVSKMLGTGKLGFSFVRITALVVSCSRLWVGTGNGVIISIPLSEANKTSAPVPNWPGGAVRVYSDDSAEGALPSSFVPYCSMAHAQLCFHGHRDAVKFFVTVPGQAMPPPGSADSGSDDPPSESSDTAASEPKTYLVMSGGEGYIDFRMGDENAELDGTSEPTSGQRSAPTKAERSHLIVWQVATSHD is encoded by the exons ATGGAGCTGGAAGACGGAGTTGTGTACCAGGACGACCCGGGGACATCAGCGATGATGTCAGAGCGGGTATCGGGCCTGGCTAACTCCATTTACCGCGAGTTCGAGAGGCTCATCGGGAAATACGACGAGGACGTGGTGAAGGAGCTCATGCCGCTGGTGGTGGCGGTCCTGGAGAACCTCGACGCGGTGTTCGCGGAGAATCAGGAGCATGAAGTGGAACTGGAACTGCTCAAGGAGGACAACGAGCAGCTTATTACCCAGTACGAGCGCGAGAAAGCGCTCAGGAAACACGCGGAGGAG AAGTTCATTGAGTTTGAGGACACGCACGAACAGGAGAAGAAGGACCTGCAGAGCCATGTGGACAGAATGGAATCCCACTCACGGCAACTTGAACTCAAGATCAAGAACCACGCTGACCAGA TCGGCAGGTTAGAAGAGCGAGAGGTGGACCTGAAGAAGGAATACAACTCCCTCCATCAAAGGCACACGGAG ATGATCCATAATTATATGGAGCACGTAGAGCGCATCAAAATGCAGCAAGGCGGCGAGACGTCCGAACCGAGCAGCGGCGGCCGAGTCCG GAGAGAGCGTCCGCTTTCTTTGGGCATCTTCCCAACGTCCGCCGGCGGGGCTCTGCCCATTGCCGACTCGCAGAGCCGTGCGGAGACGCCGAGCGCGGAGGGATGGAGGCTCGGCGACACGACGCACACTCGCTCCAACACCAGCCTGCAG CAGGACTTTGCCAACCCCCCAAGAGAAAGGGGGGGTAAGAGCGCGCAAGACTCTACTTGGGGGAGTTCACTGGCTGACGACTGCAAG GACGAAATGTCGGATTTGACCGGCTGCAAGTCTGCCACTTTGACGCCCACTTCGGCCTCCGATTTTGGGAGGGATGACGGGAACAGTAAGAGCACAGAGGTACAAGCCGCACCAGGGACCAGATCTGTATCAGTCG GTTTGCCTGATAATGAAGACGACGGCTCGGACGTGCAGGACATCATCGAGTCCACGCCTGAGCTGGACATGGATCTGGCCGGCTACAAGAAATGCAG TACGCCGATCAAAGGCATTGAGAACAAGGCCTTTGATCGGAACACGGACTCCCTTTTCGAGGAGCTGTCGTCTGCGGGCACGGGGCTCATCGGGGACGTGGACGAAGGTGCCGACCTACTGG TGGAGTACTCCG ggaTGGGCCGGGAAGTGGAAAATCTCATTCTGGAGAACTCACAGCTGCTTGAAAGAAA GAATGCCCTGAACGTGGTGAATAAAGACTTGATTTTGAAAGTGGATGAGTTGACGTGCGAGAAGGAGATGCTGCAGGACGAGCTGGAGGCCGTGCGGCAGGCCAAGACAAAGATGGAGGACAAAAGCCGAGAGTTGGAGGAGGAACTGAAAAA AGTGCGACTCGAGATGGAGGAGGCGCTCCAGAAaacgaaagaagaagaagac AGCGACGTACCCACGGCTCAGCGGAAGCGCTTCACCAGGGTGGAAATGGCCCGAGTGTTGATGGAAAGGAATCAGTACAAAGAGAGGCTGATGGAGCTGCAGGAAGCCGTGCGGTGGACGGAGATGATTCG GGCCTCCAGGGAAAATCCGTCTCTTGCGGAAAAGAAGAAATCCAGCATCTGGCAGTT CTTCAGCAGACTTTTTagctcctcctccagcgccCCCGCCGTCAAGAAGATGGAGCCGCAGTCTAACGTCAAATACAACGCTCCGGGCGGCATGGTGAAACGGAGCAGCACTTTCTCCCAGTTCCCCACGGAGAAGTCCAAAACGTTTGACTTCCTCAATGACGA AAAAGACCAATGCAGCTCCCCTTCGCGCAAGGAGCAGAAGCGAGCCCAGTACAGGCAGGTGAAAGCTCACATGCAGAAGGAGGACGGTCGGGTCACCGCGCACGGGTGGAGCCTGCCGAGCAAGTTCAAG GGGGCCAACGGTGGACAAACGGAGAACAAAATCAACCTGCCCGTGCCCGTCTATTTGAGACCCCTGGAGCAGAAAGATGCGTCTTTGAAG TTGTGGTGCGCGGCGGGCGTCAATCTCTCCGGGGGGAGGGCGTCGCACCCGCCGTCTGAGCTCGCAAAGCAGATGAAGGGATCGCAGGGTAGCCTGAACCATTTGGAGCAAGAGAACAAGGTCAGG GATCAAGAGAAAGTCGAGGAGCTGATCCTTCAGGACGAATCGTCGAGTCGGGTGTGGTTGTGCGCCAGCGCCCACTCCTCCACCAAGGTCTTGGTGGTGGATGCTGCCCAACCGTCTGACCTTGTCGACAGCTTCTACGCCTGCAACACGCACGTCGTTTGCATCGCCAGTGTTCCAG GTGTGTCAGAGTCCGATTATCCCGCCGGTGAGGAAGTACCTCAAGACGCGGATGCCAATCAGGGCGATGTGGTCTCCCTGGCTGGCAGCGTGGCCAGCGTGGGCTCGACGGGCAGCGACGGCACCCTGGCAGCTGAGGGCGCCACCGCCATACCCCAGACGGCCAGCGCAGGGGGCCTCGAGCAGCCGGCGGAGCACAGCGCCATCCCCGGCTCAG CCGAGCTGTCCAGGCAGACGAGCCCGGCGGATGTTCCCACGGCGGAAGAGGCGACGGAAGCAACGGAGGCAAACGCCGACGGGTGCGAAGAGGGCGAGGGGGACCAGGGACCCGAGCAAAATCAGCCCGGGATCTACACGGAGCACGTTTTCACCGACCCACTGGGGGTGGGGCCTAACGAGTCTTCTCCTACCTACGTCCAAAG GGGCTCCGTGACAACCTTGCCGGACGACTCTGACCCCTCGGCTCTGGAAGTCAAGAGGATGAGCAGTGCCCTCCCCACTATGTGGCTTGGCGCTCAGAATGGGTG TCTGTACGTCCACTCATCTGTGGCGCGATGGAGAAAGTGTCTTCATGCCATCAAGCTTAAAGACTCCATCCTCAGCATCGT GCACGTTAAAGGTCGAGTCCTGGTAGCACTGGCGGATGGAACCTTAGCAATTTTCCACAGAGGCATCG acGGCCAGTGGGACCTTACCAACTACCACCTGTTGGATCTGGGACGACCCCACCACTCAATCCGCTGCATGACTGTAGTTCACGATAAGGTGTGGTGCGGCTACAGGAACAAGATCTACGTCATCCAGCCTAAAGCCATGAGGATAGAG AAGTCGTTCGACGCACACCCGCGCAAGGAGAGTCAGGTTCGGCAGCTCGCCTGGGTTGGAGACGGCATCTGGGTGTCCATCCGACTGGATTCCACACTTCGATTGTTTCATGCCCACACCTTCCAGCACCTCCAGGATGTGGATATTGAGCCCTACGTCAGCAAAATGCTAG GCACGGGTAAACTGGGTTTCTCCTTTGTGAGAATCACAGCTTTGGTGGTCTCCTGCAGCAGACTTTGGGTGGGGACTGGAAATGGCGTCATCATTTCCATCCCGCTGTCCGAAG CCAACAAGACATCCGCACCGGTGCCAAATTGGCCCGGCGGCGCCGTACGGGTTTACAGTGACGACAGCGCGGAGGGCGCACTGCCATCCAGCTTCGTGCCGTACTGCTCCATGGCGCACGCCCAGCTCTGTTTCCATGGACATCGAGATGCTGTCAAATTCTTTGTCACCGTGCCAG GTCAGGCAATGCCACCTCCCGGAAGTGCTGATTCGGGCTCCGACGACCCCCCGTCTGAATCCTCGGACACAGCCGCGTCAGAGCCCAAAACGTACCTGGTGATGAGTGGAGGAGAAGGCTACATTGACTTCAGAATGG GTGACGAGAACGCAGAGCTGGACGGCACATCCGAGCCGACGTCGGGCCAACGGTCGGCGCCGACCAAGGCCGAGCGGAGTCACCTCATCGTCTGGCAGGTGGCCACTTCTCATGATTGA